Genomic DNA from Solanum dulcamara chromosome 4, daSolDulc1.2, whole genome shotgun sequence:
AAAATGATTTCTTTTTAGCCTTCTTCTATCCCAAGAATCATGAATGCAGGTATATTTTTGCTCAAAAAAGTTAAGAAGATATTCCCTCTGTCCCAATTCACGTGACACACTTTACTTTTTAGTCAATCCCAAATAGAATAAGACATTTTCTTATTTGGCAATTATTTCAGGACACTATCAGTATTTTACCCATGTTGGGTCCCACTTATTTAGCAAAAAGCCCACAactatttgaaattttatttattttaagggtAGTTTTGGAACATATCAAAGTCTTTTCATATTTCTTGAACTCCATGCCTAGACAAACtacatcacataaattgggacggagggagtataagATATGGACATATTTGTGTGTCAATTTTGTGGGATTGTGCATCCTATATTGGATGAATTTGGTGTAGTTGACACTTGACATTTGGTTTTCCTTGTTGCAGGTAGAAACTAGGTAGTGAAGCATTCCTAGTTTTTCCTTGAACATgaaatcaaaattaaagaatGGCTTGTGTTCTGTGGTCCCTCTTCATTTGCAAGGTGAATCCACAACACGTTTTTGCATGTTTCCCAAAGTGAAGTCAGCTTGTTGTAGTCCAGGCAACACACCTGTTTACCTTAATGTGTATGACTTGACACCCGTTAATGGCTATTTTTACTGGGCAGGCATAGGTGTCTTCCATACTGGGGTGCAAGGTGAGTGCACATTTAATTTTTGATGTATGTTTTTTGAGATCAAAACCTTATTTTGGCTAGGTTCTTGGACATTCATCTTGTTTGTTTAGAGCATCTACTTTATGTTAAGTTCTCGTTCGCCTAAAAATCCATCCTTGGCAAACTCATAATCTTAAATGGTTCTTAAAATTTAGagcaacaacaaaaatatttgTGATAATGACGAGTGAAGACAACAGAAGTGGTAGCTTACTGCAACTCTCTCTTGTCCACACGTATGTATCCCACTGATTACACACACTAATGATTAAGATAAACACGATGAAATAATGCATTGCAATTATAGTGATGATATTACAACAGAATTAAGTTATTGCATGTCATAGAGTATTTGAGTCAAAGATAAAACATGCTTCTTTCAGAAAAGGGGAAAACATGGTGCTCTATCGATGTTTTATGAAGGCAGGAATCTGTTCTTatcaaaaaaactaaataagtAAATACATAGGGAGAATGCATCTAGCCACATGTTGTATAGCACTACAATGGAAAATCTGAGTATTACTTATCTGGGAAGTACATATCCAATTAGTCTACTTTTTTCCTTGAGATGATGTGACAAAAGTATCTTCTGGTACACATGTTTTCTCAAAATGTTCTTTATCAATAAAACATTAGTATATTTTTCAAATGCTTTCATCATGTTTGCAGTTCATGGTGTTGAATATGCTTTCGGAGCACATGACTATCCGACAAGTGGTGTCTTTGAGCTTGAACCTCGACAGTGCCCTGGCTTTAAATTTAGAAAGTCGGTGTTCATGGGAACAACATATCTGGATCCTATCCAGCTAAGAGAATTCATTGCGCGCCAATCAGCAAACTACAATGGTGACTCATATCATTTAATTGCTAAGAATTGTAATCATTTCTCAGATGATATCTGTTACAGGTTGACTGGGAAACGGATACCTAAATGGGTGAATCGGCTAGCACGAGTAGGTCTGTAATCTATCATCTGCACCATGTTTGTACTTCTTCTTAACTTCCAAACACTTAAATGCTTCAGAGTGCTAACACAAGCCTCTCTGACTGCTCCAACATGAAACTTCAATTGTCATTCGTTTAGCAAGCCTTTCTttgtttgtttcatttttttctctttacttATCTGCTATTGGGAAAGCTGAGTTATATGATGAATCAACTGTGAAGCTACATATGTCAGCCCACTTTCTTGGTTCCGTGGACATAAATTATAACTAAGTCATTGCTTTGGCAGAGACCATCTATATCTGTTTGTATCTTGTTTTTCCTCTCATTCTGCTTGTTGAACTGAAGTTGTAACTTTGAAAAGGAGCTAGAAAGTGAATTCTATTGATCTAGTCTTTATTACTTAATAAAACTGTATATTTCTTGTCTTCTAAAGTAAAAACAAACTTTTTTGGGGGGTATTCCCATAGGTTCATTGTGCAACTGCATTCTTCCAGAAGCCCTCAAAGCTTCCACGGTACAACATGGCACAACTGCACAAAACTATGACAGTGAGAAGAGGAAACTAAGAAGCTCTTTCAACTGTTTGTCTTCAATCTCAATGCGTCAAGGTGAGAGAGAAGTATCAATATCATCGCTGTTCTTGCACTCCCACTATAAAGGATGTCTGCCACCTTGGGAATCCAAAAAATCTAGAAGCAGGTCTTTGAAGGAAGGATAAGGTCTTTCTAATCCTCTATATGGAAATTTTATGTGAATACTGACTTCTCGGTCAGATAATCCATTTCTACGTGTAGCCATTCCGTGAGCTTGTTGAAATATTTACGGGGCTCTCATTTGACTACTGAATGGTGCTTGCTGGCTGAGATTCTTTTTGGCTTGCCTGTGGTGATTTGTGCATTTTCTGAGTTCAGATTCTGGTGTCACAAGTTCTGCTGTCCGGCTCAAATCTCTGCATCAGTATTTTGAGTCCCAGAATGTATTTGTTTGTTAATTCGCAGTCATTTTCTTGTTTGATATTTAAAACAGAGAgattcttgtttctcctttggtagaaatttaatttgaagGATCATGAGCAATTTACAAACAATTTCTCAACCAAATTATGACAAATATACCAACACCACTTGCGCAAAATTGTGCTTATATCCTATCTAGTAAATTGACGTTACTGGTCTAATACTACACTGTTATATTGCAGTATACCAAGATTTGGTTGAATTTCTAAATGCATCTTCTAGCCAATCATGATAATTTTAGAATAAGAAAATTATGTGGAGCTCATGTTTATGTGCTGTGTACAGTAGATTCAACATGATTTCTGTCCTGATTATGTGCATAACGAGAGCTTAGTGAACTGACTTGTCCTTTCATTGCACAAAGCTTGCAACTACAGTTCCTATGCCCTGTATTATACAGCTatgaagttgaagtgatttCAATTATAAATTATGGCCGGCTAAAACAATTTGGCAGAACATGTGCCTTTATCATACTCCGAATGGACCAAAACCATTAGCTGTCTTCTTAAGTTCTAATAATCATATAGTATCAAAGGAAATCTTTTGACAACTTACAAACTTGATcttaaactaataaaatatagTTTCTCTGACTGCAGTGGATCTTCTAAATAGATAACAAAAATCTATATATTAAGGAATGTTTAACTGATATATTGATAATAAGAAGGTCAAAAATATTGTTTCATCtacaatacaaaatattttgattgtaCCATTTTTATACTTTAgggtcatatatatatatctcagTTGTTAGTAAAAATCGTCTTGTATTTTGCTAAGGAAcgtatttaatattatttcataCAGTAAAGAGAAAAGTAAGGTAGTCATATGTCATAATCAAAGATGAATAGTACTATCAACTATATAAGGAATTTGTCACTAGAGAGTATAACTCTGTCAGAATCATTTGAATCGTGGAGTCCACTTTGAGGTTGGCAGCAAATCAAAACTTGCCAGCGAAGTTTCTAGTAGAAAGTTCCAAAAACAGTTGAGGACTTCTGGTCAACTCTGCTTGTGGTAACCCAAGAATCAAGATAATCTAAAATAGCTAAAGGTCCCTATTAAATTTTCAACCTATTTGGAAAAAGTCCCACTTAGAGAAAAAGCTGATAACTTTGAGGCAAAGGGTTTTGATAATCTTGAATTTCTTGATTAAATTCAGCTTTATGGGTAAAGGAGGGGGTTGTATGCCAAGCAAGAACAAGTTTCGTATAAATGAATCAGCAGAAAGACCAGTGAATCAAACTGATGTAACAGGGCCAGAATCAGAAGGGTCCAAGAAGTTGAGAATATTCATTGTGTTTTATTCAATGTATGGACATATTGAAAGATTAGCTACAAGGATGAAAAAAGGGGTTGATGGGATTGAAGGTGTAGAAGGGGTTCTGTATATGGTTCCTGAAACTTTGGCACCAGATGTTTTGGAACAAATGAAAGTCCCCCCAAAAAATGATGAGATTCCAATGATATCTGTGGATGCGTTGGTGGAGGCTGATGGATTCTTGTTTGGATTTCCTACAAGATATGGATGTATGGCAGCTCAGATGAAGGCATTTTTTGACTCGACGGGGAAGTTGTGGAGAGAACAGAAGCTTGCTGGATTGCCTGCAGGGTTCTTTGTGAGTACTGGTACACAAGGAGGTGGGCAGGAGACCACTGCGTAAGTCTTTCTGTCATCCATTTACTTGTGTTTATACTATTAATTGTTTCTTTTAGGTCATCAATGATGTCTGATCACTGTGTGAGAGCTAATTGCAATGTTAATGCATTTGGACCATGACTAAGGTGTATGTGACATATATGTAAACCAAAAAAGAGGAGAGTAACATGACAAAGTTGTACTTAGCAAATTGATAGATACCCTTCAGATAATTGCTTCACCTAGTTGTAGTTGCCAATGAGGAGACAGAAGAAATGGAGAACACTAGCAGAATCTAGGTCCACTGATGAGAGTGCATACTAGTGACTAGTCTGAAAAGTCATTTCACCAGCCCTACAAAAATTGTATGTAGTTCTGCATAGCATCCAAAGGATTGCCTTCAACTGGTAATCCGTTTAACTGGTACTGATAAAGTTAAGAAATCCCATCATCTCATCTTTGAGGAAGAAGGCTCTAAGTACTGTTTCTGATTGATCTTCCAACAATTAAAatacttcaaaaatattgaTCTTCCAACAGGTCTAAGGGACTTAAGTATCTTGCAGTCAGATTTTTCTGTAGTAGGTAATTAAGGCATCAAGAATACTTACCGATTGTTAGTATTGAATATCAATTAGCAAACCGGTTGACTGCTATGGTAACTATCCATTACAGTGACAGATCTGTAGCTGTAGCCACTACTGCATTGGTGCATCATGTACTGTTGTTCCGACAATATTTAGTCAGAAGTCATTTCAGAGGTATATTGATCAAATATTTCTGTTACGACTGTAGTACCTCCCTTGGGATAATAGGTCTCTTGGATAATTTATTATTTGCAGATGATAACAGTATACAATTTCGGtgttcatatgcatgcaaaCATAAGACCATAGTGGTaatgttttatattatttacAAACAAATTTACTTCAATCTTGAAAATTATTATTCTTCAAGGAAAAAAAGCCTGTCTATAATTCCTATCGGAATCATGCTTATAGAAGCATAACTATCATTTGATAATTGTGGCTTCGTTGCTGGTTTTGCAACCTTGGGAAGTCATGATGCTAGTGAAGACATGAGTTTAAACTTCAGAGAGGGAAGTCACATGCTGATCCTCTCcattttgttctttttcttgtcttttttactttttcctGGTCGAATGGAACGTACACAAATAAAGCCTCATGGTTAAAGAGGATTTGTACAGTCTGGATTGAGGCATGGCTGATTGATTCTCTCTTCCAATGACTACTGGTTGATTGGTTTTCTCAATTTAGTGTAGAAGGATGATTGCAGGATCTATGTATGAATTGGATGGTGATTAGTTATTTTACGAAACTGGATTGCTCGTATATGTTGTCGTAGAATCCTTAAACAGGATATTTTCTCCACAGGTTAACATAGTCTATGCTGTGCTCTTATGCAATCTCTATATCCTTTTCTTctgttctcttttcttctttctgaTGATCCACTTATATCCCTCTTCCAATATTAATCATGCAACCAATTGAGAGACAAAGCTTGGTCAACGACAATCTGCTAATGAAATCCAATGAACCATATTTCATTTTTCGTATTGCAGCTGGACAGCAGTCACTCAATTAGCTCACCATGGGATGCTCTATGTTCCAATAGGATACACTTTTGGAGCAGGAATGTTTAGAATGGATTCAATAAGAGGAGGTTCTCCATATGGAGCAGGAACTTTCTCTGGAGATGGTAGCAGGGAACCTACTGAACCAGAGTTGGCGCTGGCCGAGCACCAGGGCAAGTACATGGCAATGACAGTTAAAAGATTGGCTCAGCACTCTTCCTTACCAGAGGATAATGCCAGCTGCTGACGCTTGAAAAATGTCCAAATTTACTGTcttaattttatcttttgttatattttgggGCCATTCATATCTTTGTCATTAGCAAATCAGTCTTGTATTTGCCTTTGCCTTTAACAAAACTCCAAAGTGAACCAGATGATATCCACAGGTCAAAATACTTCAGGAAAAAGGTTCAGATTTATCCCGCTACTTTTCACTATAGTTTAAAATTACCTTCCATTATACTTCATGTTGGAGTTTTGTAAGGGTCGAGAGCGGCAAGGGTGTGGATGCCAACACATTAGTAAACTTAAGATCCTTAGTAAAGTAGAATTGTAATTTTACCCTTTTTGCTTCAGAAACACTAATTTTGTGTCCATTCCCAAAAACATTTCCTAAATAGAATGTATCAAAATCTGTGTGTCCTTAGAGggtcattttttttttccatttatttatttgatcttTAGATCCTACAATGGTACTGTAAATAATAAATTACTATTTGTGTTTCATTTGTCAAAATGTTTTGTCCTCTCTTGTTTTGAAGCGGACAGCAAAATCTTGGTGTTCCGAGATAATAGAGGGTCTTAGATGAGCtttctttcaaaattttgatattaaaaatacttttttattgACTTGAGAAGACAAATGTAACTTTTAAGTTTGAGAATTAGCTCCAAATCAAGATCATGAAGAAAACACATTAACTTCACTTATTAAAACATTGATTTCAAGTgctaataattaaatttaaaatttaaaatgtgaatatatttaatatatattttttctaataaaaacaCAATGTTTGAGCAAAAGCTATTAAATTAAGCCAAATTTGTATCTAAACTTTTATATCCACCCTTATGGTAACACATAtcactcaatatttttttaactgtGCTAAAGCCACCAAACTACTTTTTATAACAAAAAACCCACTTAACTTTGCATAAATATTACCAAAATTATTGAACAATTTTATTTAGTTAAAAAGTCACACAAATTTGCCTAACTATGAGAGAATTAGTGTTATGATTAATATCATGTCTCTTTTGTTTCATCCTTTGTGACATTTTAATGAGAACAAGACAAGTGAAGCAAAATTAAGATAAACTAATCATGTGAAAAGAAGATGTACTAATAGTCTGGTGTataggtgtgagaggttgagtATAGTACTTTTAAGGAGATATAAATGTAGGTCAAAgaaattttggagaaaaatgATTAGACAAGATACGGATCACTTGTAGCTTATCGATAACATAACTCTAGATAGAAAAATATGGAGGTTTAAAATTAGGATAGTATGTTAGTCGGTCGAGCATAGTCTAATTTCATTTTAATAGCATCTTTACTACcctcttattatgttatttttcaattatagtATTACCTGTTATTTTCTTTgcaattatcatattatttatcattattattactctgttcttctttattttcaacATGATATCTTTACTATTATATTTGCtttatatactttttttttagtcGATAAGCTATCAAAAACAAATTTTCTACTTTCATAAGGTAAGAAGGATAAGATTGTATTATAATAGAAAAGTGGAGTGAccttttcattaaaaaaaaatagtttcgtGACTTTGGTGCAATAAAGTGGAAATTGAGTGATTAACCATAATTAATTGGATGAAATTACCTTTTGTTTTACCTGAAGTGTAAACTTGTTATCGCTGAACGAAGACTGAAAAACTCTCGTCAACTCTGTAGTGTAGTGAAGGGATCTTTAAGGTTCAAATCTCGCTAAACCCTAGTGTCTTTCGAGCATTTTCAACATGTCTCGAGCACAAGCTTTGCTCACCCTCATCACTTTCCTTCTCATCGCTATTCTTTGCAGTGCATTTTCCCCTGAAAACCCAACAGATCGGAAAATCTTGGTTTTGCTCGATGATTTATCCATCAAATCTTCACATTCTCTCTACTTCCAATCTCTCCAAACCCGAGGTTTCGATCTTGATTTCAAACTCGCCGATGATCCCAAGATCGCTTTACAAAGATACGGCCAGTATTTATATGACGCTTTAATTCTCTTCTCACCTACCATTGATAGTAAGTATCCATGCCAGATTTCAATTATTATTGTGTTCACAGCCAGATTCGGATAGATCTGAGCTGAGTGCAGTGGTTTCCGGTGAACCCGCTGCGAAGGGAAATGGGTTAATTTTTTTGGTGTTCATCAGGTGTTTTAGGGAGATTAATTTCgttcttttccctttttcagGTTTAGGTGGATCTCTTAATGCTGCAGCTATTCTGGACTTTGTTGATTCTGGCCATGATTTGATCCTTGCGGCTGATGCATCTGCATCTGATCTAATTAGAGAGATTGCCACTGAGTGTGGGGTTGATTTTGATGAGGTATCGGAATACGTTTCTGTTACTTACATCTTTATTCAATCAATTCCCTAACTATAGTGGTAATCTGTATCGATTGCCCAGTTTGGTCCATTTCatgctaaaaatatttgtgtttGAAGTGAATGATCCATATTGTATGCATAGACCCTTTGCTTTAACATTTCACTGTGGTGAAGTGAATTTGATGGGATTCACCATTGGCGGATGCCTGGTGAGATTGCTAATTGGGTCAATGTTCTAAATACAAATGATGAGC
This window encodes:
- the LOC129885466 gene encoding probable NAD(P)H dehydrogenase (quinone) FQR1-like 2; translation: MGKGGGCMPSKNKFRINESAERPVNQTDVTGPESEGSKKLRIFIVFYSMYGHIERLATRMKKGVDGIEGVEGVLYMVPETLAPDVLEQMKVPPKNDEIPMISVDALVEADGFLFGFPTRYGCMAAQMKAFFDSTGKLWREQKLAGLPAGFFVSTGTQGGGQETTAWTAVTQLAHHGMLYVPIGYTFGAGMFRMDSIRGGSPYGAGTFSGDGSREPTEPELALAEHQGKYMAMTVKRLAQHSSLPEDNASC
- the LOC129885465 gene encoding deSI-like protein At4g17486 isoform X1 encodes the protein MKSKLKNGLCSVVPLHLQGESTTRFCMFPKVKSACCSPGNTPVYLNVYDLTPVNGYFYWAGIGVFHTGVQVHGVEYAFGAHDYPTSGVFELEPRQCPGFKFRKSVFMGTTYLDPIQLREFIARQSANYNGDSYHLIAKNCNHFSDDICYRLTGKRIPKWVNRLARVGSLCNCILPEALKASTVQHGTTAQNYDSEKRKLRSSFNCLSSISMRQGEREVSISSLFLHSHYKGCLPPWESKKSRSRSLKEG
- the LOC129885465 gene encoding deSI-like protein At4g17486 isoform X2, yielding MKSKLKNGLCSVVPLHLQGIGVFHTGVQVHGVEYAFGAHDYPTSGVFELEPRQCPGFKFRKSVFMGTTYLDPIQLREFIARQSANYNGDSYHLIAKNCNHFSDDICYRLTGKRIPKWVNRLARVGSLCNCILPEALKASTVQHGTTAQNYDSEKRKLRSSFNCLSSISMRQGEREVSISSLFLHSHYKGCLPPWESKKSRSRSLKEG